From the genome of Anaerolineales bacterium, one region includes:
- a CDS encoding ABC transporter permease — translation MFRRIWALAVKEFYHLRYDWWMPAFMLIGGVMELTLVGWATSRPMTNLPLMVLDEDQSAASRRVITALENTGTFTLDALVYDEAPIREAMVQGNIYAAVIIPPDFSEKMASANQIPILAVLLNGAESTPATAALRAVEGLAREMGQEIAVKRLGIDAEEFAGFDFSVRTWYNESFNEAYYTTPAELALMLEFTVLLFAALSFSRERELGTLEQLLVMPFTSLEIIIGKSIPVILIGFFDFVLMLNMVHFVFKVPIRGSLPLLLFLALGYLFVELAKGLAISVFSRSQHQAFLLVMIIGMVDFMFTGYAAPVESMPKFLQGVAQFIPAQHWLAIVRGIMLKGANLQVLWPNLIALLLLGVVIGTVSLRYVRRALS, via the coding sequence ATGTTTCGTCGAATTTGGGCATTGGCGGTCAAAGAGTTCTATCACCTGCGCTACGATTGGTGGATGCCGGCGTTTATGTTGATTGGCGGCGTAATGGAATTGACCCTCGTGGGATGGGCGACATCGCGCCCGATGACCAATTTGCCTTTGATGGTTTTAGACGAAGACCAGTCAGCGGCAAGCCGTCGGGTGATTACGGCCCTGGAGAACACCGGTACGTTCACCCTGGATGCGCTGGTCTATGATGAGGCGCCCATCCGTGAAGCCATGGTGCAAGGCAATATTTACGCCGCCGTGATCATCCCACCCGATTTCTCGGAGAAGATGGCTTCCGCCAACCAGATTCCCATCCTGGCGGTGCTGCTCAACGGCGCCGAAAGCACGCCGGCCACGGCGGCGTTGCGCGCTGTGGAAGGGCTTGCACGCGAGATGGGGCAGGAGATTGCCGTCAAGCGCCTGGGGATCGATGCGGAGGAATTCGCCGGATTCGATTTCAGCGTGCGCACCTGGTACAACGAATCGTTCAACGAAGCCTATTACACCACGCCGGCAGAGTTGGCTTTGATGCTGGAGTTTACGGTGCTGCTCTTCGCTGCCCTGTCCTTCTCGCGCGAACGAGAACTGGGCACGCTTGAACAACTGCTGGTGATGCCGTTCACTTCGTTGGAGATCATCATCGGCAAATCCATTCCGGTCATTCTGATCGGCTTTTTCGATTTCGTCTTGATGCTCAACATGGTGCATTTTGTCTTCAAGGTGCCGATCCGCGGCTCGCTGCCGTTATTGTTATTCCTTGCCCTGGGTTACTTGTTCGTCGAATTGGCCAAGGGCTTGGCGATTTCAGTATTTTCGCGCAGCCAACATCAGGCTTTCCTGCTGGTGATGATCATAGGAATGGTCGACTTCATGTTTACGGGCTACGCCGCACCGGTCGAGTCGATGCCCAAGTTCCTGCAGGGCGTCGCTCAATTCATTCCTGCCCAACACTGGTTGGCGATTGTGCGCGGCATCATGCTCAAGGGTGCCAATCTGCAAGTATTGTGGCCCAACCTGATTGCGCTTCTATTGTTAGGCGTGGTCATTGGAACCGTTTCGCTGCGCTACGTACGGCGTGCATTGAGTTGA
- a CDS encoding ABC transporter permease, with amino-acid sequence MSLRRLWAVAVKEYNHIMRDPITLGLVLLAPTLVLFLMGFAMTVNIQHVPIAVLDYDHSPTSRAFIQRMTAGDDLDLIAQVNEFEEIDALLLRGKIKAAIVVNPRFAEELLAMRSMPLLVIIDGTEPHSGTHALDQIAWRTEEFISQELTRNLEALGAPSGSLQMLDLRVRTWFNPGLKSKNDVVPGLISLVLGLPAMSVALTLAREREHGTLEQLIATPVGRSELILGKMLPYVLVGLVNVILIPAIAFLVFRIPFHGNYLLFFLLSAIFLFAILSMGTIIGVFIRTQAAALALSFLVIFFPAFFLTGIFFPIAALPEVMRMESLVLPGTHFAIITRGIFLPGVGLDVLWPYAVMLFGLGVAFSAVAALFFRKKLG; translated from the coding sequence GTGTCGTTGCGTCGATTGTGGGCCGTGGCGGTCAAAGAGTACAACCACATCATGCGTGATCCGATCACGCTGGGTCTGGTCCTCCTGGCACCGACGCTGGTGCTGTTCCTGATGGGCTTTGCCATGACGGTGAACATTCAGCACGTGCCCATCGCGGTGTTGGACTACGATCACAGCCCGACTTCGCGTGCCTTTATCCAGCGCATGACGGCGGGAGACGATCTCGATTTGATCGCGCAGGTAAACGAGTTCGAGGAAATCGATGCGCTGTTGCTGCGTGGCAAAATCAAGGCCGCCATCGTGGTTAATCCGCGTTTCGCCGAGGAATTGCTTGCCATGCGCAGCATGCCGCTGCTGGTGATCATCGACGGCACCGAACCGCATAGCGGTACACACGCCCTCGATCAAATCGCCTGGCGTACGGAGGAGTTCATCAGCCAGGAATTGACCCGGAATCTCGAGGCCTTGGGCGCGCCGAGCGGCTCGCTGCAGATGCTGGATTTGCGTGTGCGCACCTGGTTCAACCCGGGGTTGAAATCGAAAAACGACGTGGTTCCCGGTTTGATCTCCCTCGTTTTGGGGCTTCCCGCGATGTCGGTGGCGTTGACTTTGGCGCGCGAGCGCGAACACGGTACGTTGGAGCAACTCATCGCCACGCCCGTCGGTAGATCCGAATTGATCCTGGGGAAGATGCTGCCCTACGTTCTCGTGGGGTTGGTGAACGTGATTCTCATTCCAGCCATTGCCTTCCTCGTCTTTCGAATCCCCTTTCACGGCAATTACCTGCTCTTTTTCCTGTTGTCGGCGATCTTCCTTTTCGCCATTCTGAGTATGGGCACAATTATCGGCGTTTTTATCCGCACCCAGGCAGCGGCGTTGGCGCTTTCCTTCCTGGTGATTTTCTTCCCGGCGTTTTTCCTGACCGGCATTTTCTTTCCCATCGCCGCCCTGCCGGAGGTGATGCGCATGGAATCTCTGGTGTTGCCGGGAACGCACTTCGCCATCATTACCCGCGGCATCTTCTTGCCAGGCGTGGGACTCGATGTCCTCTGGCCGTATGCGGTCATGTTGTTCGGATTGGGCGTAGCCTTCTCGGCCGTCGCAGCGTTGTTTTTCCGCAAGAAACTGGGTTAA
- a CDS encoding ABC transporter ATP-binding protein: MKDNAPIIETRGLTRDFKEVRALASLDLAIASGELFGLVGPDGAGKTTTLRLLAGLLDISDGSATVAGFDLKRQPEAIKHHVGYMAQIFSLYGELSVVENLRFFAKMYDVTDVEIGPRMERLLAFAGLTEFKDRRGAQLSGGMQKKLALACTLIHEPEILLLDEPTTGVDPISRREFWGILTELHLGGTTIVVSTPYMDEADRCLRVGLMYNGHMIRCDTPRRLRAEIHGDVVVIRHEDWRSVRHLIEKIPGIRQVQTYGEELHLVVDSAAKRIPQIGEFLRKEGLQGAEIRQAPARMEEAFISLIREREATVESEQEV; the protein is encoded by the coding sequence ATGAAAGACAACGCGCCGATCATCGAGACGCGTGGACTGACGCGCGACTTCAAAGAAGTGCGTGCGCTCGCATCCCTCGACCTGGCGATAGCCTCAGGCGAATTGTTCGGTTTGGTGGGCCCGGACGGCGCCGGCAAGACGACCACGCTGCGGCTATTGGCCGGCTTGCTGGATATCTCCGATGGGTCGGCAACCGTCGCTGGATTCGATCTCAAACGCCAACCTGAGGCGATCAAGCATCACGTCGGGTACATGGCGCAGATCTTCAGTCTGTACGGGGAATTGAGCGTCGTGGAGAATCTGCGCTTCTTCGCCAAGATGTACGACGTGACGGACGTCGAAATCGGGCCGCGCATGGAACGCTTGCTGGCGTTCGCCGGTCTGACCGAGTTCAAAGACCGTCGCGGTGCGCAGTTGTCCGGCGGCATGCAGAAGAAACTTGCCTTGGCCTGCACCTTGATTCACGAACCGGAGATCCTCTTGCTCGACGAACCGACCACCGGTGTGGATCCGATTTCTCGGCGTGAGTTTTGGGGCATCCTGACCGAACTGCATCTGGGTGGTACGACGATCGTGGTCAGCACGCCTTACATGGATGAAGCCGACCGCTGTTTGCGGGTCGGCCTGATGTACAACGGGCACATGATTCGCTGTGATACGCCGCGTCGCTTGCGTGCCGAAATTCACGGCGACGTCGTCGTGATCCGCCACGAAGATTGGCGCAGCGTGCGGCATTTGATTGAGAAGATCCCGGGTATCCGCCAGGTGCAGACTTACGGAGAAGAACTCCACCTGGTGGTGGACTCTGCTGCTAAACGCATTCCCCAAATCGGGGAGTTTCTGCGCAAGGAAGGTTTGCAAGGAGCAGAGATTCGCCAGGCACCGGCCCGCATGGAAGAAGCGTTCATTTCGCTCATCCGCGAGCGGGAAGCTACTGTCGAAAGCGAACAGGAGGTCTGA
- a CDS encoding TetR/AcrR family transcriptional regulator, translated as MAPRPDVSEERKEQILEAAMEVFARSGFHGARMDDIAKQAGLSKGALYWYFDGKDAIIQGIMDRMFAREFEQMGAFIDADIPAKEKLVRYLELTLDDITNDEYLVPIMYEFWAMLLRKKRVKEVLGSYYKNFFDIAIPIIQKGVDNGEFRKVNAEDVAITIGAFIEGMFVLWAAIPDVVVLERHLRAGANLIIESLSPHG; from the coding sequence ATGGCGCCACGTCCTGACGTGAGTGAAGAACGAAAAGAGCAGATCCTGGAAGCTGCGATGGAAGTTTTCGCTCGTTCCGGTTTCCATGGCGCGCGTATGGATGACATCGCCAAGCAGGCGGGGCTGAGCAAGGGCGCTTTGTATTGGTACTTCGATGGCAAGGACGCCATCATCCAGGGCATCATGGACCGCATGTTTGCCCGTGAATTCGAGCAAATGGGCGCCTTCATCGATGCCGACATCCCGGCCAAGGAAAAATTGGTACGTTATCTTGAATTGACGCTGGATGACATCACAAACGATGAGTATTTGGTGCCCATCATGTATGAATTCTGGGCGATGCTATTGCGAAAGAAGCGTGTCAAAGAAGTTCTTGGCAGCTACTATAAAAATTTTTTTGACATCGCTATACCCATCATCCAAAAAGGCGTCGACAACGGTGAATTCCGAAAGGTGAATGCTGAAGACGTCGCGATAACCATCGGTGCATTCATCGAAGGTATGTTTGTCTTGTGGGCCGCCATTCCAGACGTGGTCGTTCTGGAGCGGCATTTACGTGCAGGGGCGAATTTAATCATCGAGTCGTTATCGCCGCATGGTTGA
- a CDS encoding patatin-like phospholipase family protein, which yields MKALVMSGAANYGTMQAGALDPIFLSGFKPELVVGTSAGALNAIYIAYDPSLDGVARLQDLWRAAGPKEVGIPSAIGVVRRLVRQQDSLVPGDALEAFLLRHLPQDVDTFGQLRACAGVPAFAAAVNMDTAELHVFGDRDADRVIDGAMASTAVPPYFPPWLVGDQRYLDGGVYTKLPIRVAIDRGATQILALDVTHAMGSKETAKGILGMTSYAVSLMVEAQGTREVAAAKASGASLRVIRLPAPTDIAFWDYTQAERLMDMGRTYATQQLEAEPLRFSYTPWVRLRSWFASRIVKQDRVSPLIDQE from the coding sequence ATGAAGGCACTAGTGATGAGCGGGGCCGCAAATTACGGCACCATGCAAGCCGGTGCATTGGATCCGATCTTCCTCTCGGGCTTTAAGCCCGAACTGGTGGTGGGGACTTCTGCGGGTGCGTTGAACGCCATTTACATCGCCTACGATCCCAGCCTGGACGGCGTTGCCCGCTTGCAGGATCTCTGGCGCGCGGCAGGGCCCAAGGAAGTGGGCATTCCCTCGGCGATCGGTGTGGTTCGCAGGTTGGTTCGACAGCAGGACAGCCTGGTGCCCGGGGACGCCCTGGAAGCGTTTCTGCTTCGCCACTTGCCGCAGGATGTGGATACCTTCGGACAACTTCGTGCCTGTGCAGGTGTTCCGGCGTTTGCCGCGGCAGTCAATATGGACACGGCTGAACTGCACGTTTTCGGTGATCGAGATGCGGACCGCGTTATCGATGGCGCCATGGCGAGTACGGCCGTACCGCCGTATTTTCCTCCCTGGCTGGTAGGTGATCAGCGCTATCTGGATGGTGGAGTATATACGAAGCTTCCCATCCGGGTGGCGATCGATCGAGGCGCCACCCAGATCCTTGCCCTCGATGTGACCCACGCCATGGGCTCGAAAGAAACTGCCAAGGGTATTCTGGGCATGACCTCATACGCTGTGTCCTTAATGGTGGAGGCACAGGGGACCCGGGAGGTCGCCGCGGCGAAGGCGTCCGGCGCCTCGCTGCGCGTGATTCGTCTGCCGGCTCCGACGGACATCGCCTTCTGGGATTACACCCAGGCCGAACGATTGATGGATATGGGGCGAACGTATGCCACACAACAGCTTGAGGCGGAGCCGCTGCGTTTTTCATACACTCCCTGGGTGCGCTTGCGAAGTTGGTTTGCCAGCAGGATCGTAAAACAGGATCGTGTTTCACCCCTGATCGACCAGGAGTAG
- a CDS encoding nitroreductase family deazaflavin-dependent oxidoreductase: MTETLRDVQPPRGLMRIVYRFPILLYRAGLGWLLDQRALMMVHTGRVSGLPRRVVLEVMRHDEETDAYIVASGWGEKSDWFQNISKTPRVEVNVGRKSFAAIAQRLPLDEAYEEIQDYARRHPTAIRQLGRLIGYQLEHTPQGYRALAGVMPIVAVRPELD, from the coding sequence ATGACTGAAACGCTGCGTGATGTACAGCCACCGCGCGGTCTGATGCGAATTGTCTACCGTTTTCCCATCCTGCTCTATCGAGCCGGATTGGGTTGGCTGCTGGACCAGCGTGCCTTGATGATGGTTCATACGGGCCGCGTCAGCGGCCTGCCGCGCCGCGTCGTTCTTGAAGTCATGCGCCACGACGAGGAAACGGACGCCTACATCGTCGCTTCGGGATGGGGGGAGAAGTCGGATTGGTTCCAGAATATCAGCAAGACCCCGCGGGTCGAGGTGAACGTCGGACGCAAAAGTTTCGCCGCAATAGCGCAGCGACTGCCACTCGACGAGGCGTATGAAGAGATACAGGATTATGCACGGCGGCATCCAACGGCCATCCGGCAATTGGGACGTTTGATCGGATACCAATTGGAGCATACGCCGCAGGGATATCGTGCATTGGCCGGCGTCATGCCGATCGTTGCCGTCCGTCCCGAATTGGATTGA
- a CDS encoding ferredoxin family protein, with the protein MPESPSMVGLLKEHLDLALNLRAMQIHLYPERCNGTWQCYEVCPVGCWRPDYEKRKVSFEHGELCIACGACVLQCPQDAIEMKVPDD; encoded by the coding sequence ATGCCGGAATCGCCTTCGATGGTCGGACTGCTCAAAGAACACCTCGATTTAGCGCTAAACCTGCGCGCCATGCAGATTCATTTATACCCCGAGCGCTGCAACGGTACGTGGCAGTGTTATGAAGTATGTCCGGTCGGTTGTTGGCGGCCGGATTATGAAAAGCGAAAAGTGTCGTTCGAGCATGGAGAACTCTGCATCGCATGCGGCGCTTGCGTGCTGCAGTGCCCGCAGGATGCGATCGAAATGAAGGTGCCCGATGACTGA
- a CDS encoding methyltransferase domain-containing protein gives MATVFMKWLETQPEQYDRGIRLLTLGKLQKLQDQLVELLVRPGMRILEIGCGTGALTVAMAARGAKVVGIDLDAGMLAQAENRLAASGLDESVELKHMDAALIADRFEPASFDLIVSSLAVSEMARDAQAYVLTACLTLLAPGGQLAILDEISPSGWAARFAVAAVHLPLRIITWLLTRATTHPLRDFQTKLDRAGYRAQVVDSHLLGSLCLYLAKPKPAESAQSLPDSFKGRLRHRVNLRTVLIDLWAIFFRIIPPYPKVEPGLYSVGDPNPDSPVLVTGNFDLTVRRLVKAIDTRLDVWLLVVDSSGINVWCAAGGGFLTAERIIGALRTSRLDEVVKHHALILPQLCANGVDGWAIREQTKWGVHWGPVRAVDLPAYIQAGRKKTDDMRHVRFPLRDRLEMLAATLGFYGLMILIPVALIWPSSFWPLLAAMFGLSLFYAISLPWLPGHDGLAKSLPLTLIALAGMLFYSWRVDSTALPDIFNRVVSLTGLSVFVGAELQGMSPLMRGEQANWGWEAIVAVVLGLAYWLVPILLGWR, from the coding sequence ATGGCCACCGTTTTCATGAAATGGTTAGAGACTCAGCCAGAACAATACGATCGCGGTATCCGCCTGCTTACCCTGGGAAAACTTCAGAAGCTCCAGGACCAGCTCGTCGAGCTTCTCGTTCGCCCGGGAATGCGCATACTCGAAATCGGCTGCGGCACCGGCGCGCTGACCGTCGCCATGGCGGCCAGGGGCGCTAAGGTCGTCGGGATCGATCTGGATGCCGGGATGCTGGCACAAGCCGAGAACCGGCTCGCTGCGTCCGGGTTGGATGAAAGCGTCGAGTTGAAACACATGGACGCCGCTTTAATCGCCGACCGTTTTGAACCGGCAAGTTTCGATCTCATCGTCAGCAGCCTGGCCGTCAGTGAGATGGCACGGGACGCGCAAGCGTACGTGCTGACGGCCTGCCTCACCCTGCTGGCGCCCGGTGGCCAATTGGCCATCTTGGATGAAATATCACCGTCGGGATGGGCTGCTCGCTTCGCAGTAGCTGCGGTGCATCTTCCCCTGCGGATCATTACCTGGCTGCTGACGCGTGCGACCACGCATCCCCTGCGGGATTTTCAGACGAAACTCGATCGTGCGGGCTATCGCGCGCAGGTCGTAGATTCTCACCTGCTGGGCTCATTGTGTCTATATCTGGCGAAACCCAAGCCCGCGGAATCGGCGCAGTCATTGCCCGATTCCTTCAAAGGCCGCCTCCGCCATCGGGTTAATCTGCGCACCGTGTTGATCGATCTTTGGGCGATTTTTTTCCGCATCATTCCACCGTATCCAAAGGTTGAACCCGGTTTGTATTCCGTAGGCGACCCGAATCCCGATTCGCCGGTTTTGGTGACCGGCAATTTCGATCTCACCGTCCGGCGCCTGGTGAAGGCCATCGATACCCGGCTGGACGTCTGGCTGCTTGTGGTCGACTCCAGTGGGATCAACGTCTGGTGTGCCGCGGGCGGCGGCTTTTTGACCGCCGAGCGGATAATCGGCGCTTTGCGTACCAGCCGGCTGGATGAAGTGGTCAAGCATCATGCGCTGATCCTTCCTCAACTCTGTGCCAACGGCGTGGATGGATGGGCAATCCGCGAACAGACGAAGTGGGGCGTTCATTGGGGCCCCGTGCGTGCGGTCGATCTGCCGGCGTACATCCAGGCCGGAAGGAAGAAAACCGACGACATGCGCCACGTACGCTTTCCACTGCGGGATCGATTGGAGATGTTGGCGGCCACGTTGGGTTTCTATGGATTGATGATCCTCATTCCGGTGGCCTTGATCTGGCCTTCCAGTTTTTGGCCCCTGCTCGCGGCCATGTTCGGATTGTCGCTGTTCTACGCCATCTCGCTTCCCTGGCTGCCCGGACACGATGGTTTGGCGAAGAGCCTGCCGTTGACCTTGATCGCGTTGGCTGGGATGCTGTTCTATTCGTGGCGAGTGGATTCCACGGCCTTGCCGGATATTTTCAATCGCGTTGTCAGCTTGACCGGCCTCTCGGTTTTCGTGGGCGCCGAATTACAGGGAATGTCGCCGCTTATGCGCGGAGAACAGGCCAACTGGGGCTGGGAAGCGATCGTCGCCGTCGTTCTGGGATTGGCGTATTGGCTGGTTCCCATTCTGCTGGGTTGGAGGTGA
- a CDS encoding DsbA family protein: protein MTNQAKSPATDASTEPSAESNAILLKRNELYAALLPLAFVTGIAVGFLFWGRQRPNNVVTEEAKAPTAQPTSAAAQEPTRFDIDVDDDPAIGPENAPITIVEFSDFACGYCRRFHEQTFEALLEEYPDQIRFVYRDLPVVGGYEAAQAAECAYEQGEFWEFHDLLFSGGLGLDESAYREYAEAVGIDPDSLMECVNEERYADEVEEDAQYAFNLGANGTPTFFINGIPLVGARPLSDFEAIIDRELANESQQ, encoded by the coding sequence ATGACCAATCAAGCAAAATCTCCCGCAACAGATGCATCCACCGAACCATCTGCAGAATCCAATGCGATCCTCTTGAAACGCAACGAGCTCTACGCCGCTTTGTTGCCACTTGCATTCGTTACCGGCATCGCCGTCGGATTCCTGTTCTGGGGCCGGCAACGACCCAACAACGTCGTGACGGAGGAGGCAAAAGCTCCGACCGCTCAACCCACCAGCGCTGCAGCCCAGGAGCCGACGCGTTTCGACATCGACGTCGACGATGACCCTGCCATCGGCCCGGAAAACGCTCCCATCACGATCGTGGAATTCAGCGACTTCGCATGTGGTTATTGCCGGCGCTTCCACGAACAAACCTTCGAAGCGCTGCTTGAAGAATATCCCGACCAGATTCGTTTCGTTTACCGGGATCTCCCCGTCGTCGGTGGATATGAAGCCGCACAAGCGGCCGAATGCGCCTACGAACAAGGGGAGTTTTGGGAATTCCACGATCTGCTCTTCTCGGGCGGGCTTGGACTGGACGAAAGCGCCTACCGCGAGTATGCCGAAGCCGTGGGCATCGATCCCGACTCGCTGATGGAATGCGTCAACGAGGAACGATATGCCGACGAAGTGGAAGAAGACGCACAGTATGCATTCAATCTGGGCGCAAACGGCACACCGACCTTTTTCATCAACGGGATCCCGCTCGTCGGCGCACGTCCGCTTTCGGATTTCGAAGCGATCATTGACAGAGAACTGGCGAACGAATCGCAGCAATAA